aggggtgagaaggagagtgtgggagtggaacgagaacagctctggaaggccaagcgctggtgctccctggcagggctgccaggctggactcttttcccctccacccatgcacaggaactgtccctgcagctccaaacacaacttggtgaaaggatctcagtaaaaactAGAGTCtgtgaggccttttaatttgtttaaacacagatacagcaaagctgctcatttacacagcccctcagtaaacaaagaagacagtgaattggaaaggggatgacaatattatcaagtgaaaaaccacaagcggcaacataaaatacagaaaacgggCTGGGCTTGCAACAATGTACACTGTAAatgttatgcagaagatgatgggcagtttactgcttcagaaaataatccagtcatcagtttcctcagggcatccttgagctcctggttcctcatgctgtagatgagggggttcactgctggaggcaccaaagagtacagaacagacaccaccagatccagggatggggaggagatggacgggggcttcaggtaggcaaatatggcagtgctgacaaacagggagaccacggcaaggtgagggaggcacgtggaaaaggctttgtgccgtccctgctcagaggggatcctcagcacggccctgaagatctgcacataggacagcacaatgaaaatgaaacacacagaaagtaaacaggcactaaagacaataagcccaaATTCCCAGAGGTTGGAGcgagagcaggagagcttgaggatctgggggatttcacagaagaactggtccagggcattgcccttgcacagtggcagtgaaaatgtactgACCGTGTGCAGCAAagaatagagaaacccagtggcccaggcagctgctgccatgtggacacaagctctgctgcccaggagggtcccgtagtgcaggggtttgcagatggcaacgtagcggtcataggccatgaccgtgagaagaaaatattctgctttagcacagaaaagaaaaaaaaagagctgggcagcacatcctgtatatgaaatggcgctggtgtcccagagggaattggccaagaacttggggacagtggtggagatggagcccaggtcaaggagggagaggatgaagaggaagaagtacatgggggtgtggaggtgctggtcacaggctatggtggtgatgatgaggccgttgcccaggagggcagccaggtagatgcccaggaagagccagaagtgcaagagctgcaggtcccgtgtgtctgagaacgccaggaggaggaactgagTGATGGAGCTCCCATTggacatttgctttctcttaCATGGGGCTGTGTCACAGGAGGAAAAGTGTGGGTTAGCgagagctgttgcctgggcctgaggcctgtATGCTAATCGAGTGTTGACATGGAACACAACATGCCCGGACAAGGCCCAGGAACAAAGAACTTGTGGTTATCAGCAAACGCCTATGCCCTAGGACAAAGAACAACACGTGACCACAGGTGGCGACTGATAGTCACGGGAACATCTCCTAATCAACAAACTTTGTTTAAGTAGTCTTGCTAGTCTTGCGCATGTGTTAGAGTGATTAGCCAATCACCTTAAGACACGCTTAACTTAGAAcgtataaatgtatgtgtgttagttcaataaatcggacatcttgcttgcatcaagcTGCGTCCCCGTCTCTCAATCGCGACAAATTGGTGACCCCGACGTGATCGCCTACGGTGAGACCGCCGAGGAATGAAGAACCGCCTATCTGGTGGCAGGTCGCGAGTCCCGCAGGACGTTGAatgagctgctgaaaggaagCAGGATAAGCCGGCCGGCTACTTAATCCCTCCGTCTGGAACGAGAGGTGAGCTGTGGGAAACTAAAAAAATGGGGAATCAAGCGTCTTCCCCTGAGAGAGACGTTTATGAACTTATGAAAGCGTTGGAAACTAAAGAAATGGGGAATCAAGCGTCTTCCCCTGAGAGAGATGTTTATGAGCTAATGAAAGCGTTGCTTAAAAAGCATGGGAAGAAGACCCTCTCAGGGCAGGATCTTAAGTTAATGCTCAAGTGGGTGCAGGTGAAAATTCCCACAGTAACTGCCTCTTCGATTTTTACACGTGAGCTTTGGGACGATGTAGGGGTTAAGTTATGGGATGCGGCTACGGCGGGGGACGAAGAGTCGCAACGTATGCTCCCTAGATGGAGAACTCTTTTTGAGACTGTGAAAGCATAGGAGCAAATGCAACGGGGCTCCTGCGAGGAAGAATCAGCGCTTTCCCAGTTACTCTCTGCCTGTCCCGTAACCTATCCCTTTGATCTGGGGCCTATCGACCCCGAGAAGGAGACTGACTTATTTCCCCCTGACCCTCATGATGTTTGGGGAGAAATTAAGCGCCAGGCGTTGAAGGAAGGAGAGCTGGAAGTAGCGAGAACTATAGTCGCCCCTGTAATAtatcggggcggggggggggggggcccaaTGGGAAGCACTCTCTTTCTCGGTTATCAAAGAGTTACGCCGTACTGTTACCGAGCACGGGCTATCCTCTCCCTATTTTGCGAGTCTTTTGTCTTCGGTATTTGACACATATGTTATGACCCCACACGATCTGAAGTCTCTTGCGCGGTTGTTATTGACTCCGACTCAGTATACGATGTGGGAATCTCAATGGAGAACAGGATTGCAAACAATTTTGCTGGGGTATACGGGGCATGCTAATGCTGCTTTAGCTGCGTTGACCATAGAACATCTTACAGGGACGGGACGGTTTTCGGACCCTGTCGCTCAAGCTAGGGATATCCCTCGAGAAGCTTTAGAAGCACTCCGAGAGGAAGCGAAAAGGGCTCTGCTGAAAGTTCCTGATTCAGGCAGACCCCAGAAAGCATTTACTACTATAACCCAAGAACCTCGTGAACCGTATATGCAGTTTATAGATAGATTAAAACAAGCCCTAGAAAGACAGATTGATAATACGGAAGCCCGAGAAATTCTACTCCTTAAGTTAGCCGTAGAAAATGCTAACGCTGACTGCAAAAAACTCTTAAGGTCTCTCCCGAATCAGAATCCTACCCTAATCGAGATGGTGGAAGCCTGTAACAGGATCGGCACCATGGACCATAAATTTGAGGTTATGGCTGCTGCGTTCGCGGCCATGCGTGGGCCAGTTAACCCCACTCCACCGCCCCGAAACTGTTATGGCTGTGAGAAGCCGGGCCACCTTAAGAAAGATTGCCTTGCTACGAGTGCTTGGAGGCGTTCCCAAGTACCCGGGATCTGCCCTAAATGCCAGAAGGGACAGCATTATGCTAATCAATGCAGGTCCAAGTATGATTCTCAGGGACGTCCGATACAGGGAAACCGGTCGCAGAGCGCGGGACCGCAGCGCGTGCAGACACAAGTTCTGCAGATGGCCCCCCCGCGGGCGCAGTGGGGGGGGCAGTAGCGTTGCCGACCTCTgcccagcaacagcaggaagtgcCGGCTTGGACCTGGCAACCTCCTATGCAGTAACGCTACTTGATTCCTCAGTCCATCTGTTGCCCACGGGTATTGTCGGCCCTTTACCACCCGCAACGCAGGCATTGTTGTTAGGAAGGTCGTCTACGACGCTATCAGGACTTTTTGTATTACCTGGGGTAATAGATGCTGACAGTTCTCAAGAGATTAAAATCATGGCTTGGACTCCGTTTCCTCCTTGTATTATACCAAAGGGAAGTCGGATTGCACAACTAGTTTTAATGCCCAAAGTTGATAATTCTCTGCCTAGTGACCAGTTAATGCCACAGAGGCAAGGAGCTTTTGGCTCCACAGGAGAACCGCAGATTTTATGGGTCCAATCTATCACGCAGAAACGCCCCACATGTCGATGTACTCTTATTCGTGGGAATCAACGGGTTGTACTGTGCGGAATTATTGACACGGGTGCGGATGTTACTGTCATTTCTCAAGCCAAATGGCCACCCCAATGGCCCCTAGCAGATGTTTCCCAAGCGTTAGCTGGGATAGGGGGATATGGAGCTAGTCGACAGAGCTTAGAACTAATTCAGATACAGGATGCAAGCGGCCAGACAGCATCTGTCAAACCGTTTGTTTTACCTGTCCCCATGGTTCTGTGGGGGCGTGACGTGTTATCCCAATGCGGTATGTCTCTTCAAACTACCCAGGCACATTTTTAGGTGGGGCCATTGAGGGGCGTGAGACCCTAAAATtaatctggaaaactgaaacccCTGTTTGGGTCGATCAATGGCCCATACCTATAGAAAAACTTCACGCCCTCCAAGAACTAGTTGCAGAACAACTATCGAAGGGACATATTGTGTCTTCTAACAGCCCCTGGAATTCGCCGGTTTTTGTTATCAAAAAACACACTGGCAAGTGGCGCCTGCTCCATGACCTCCGGAAAATTAATGATGCTATGGAAAGCATGGGAGCCCTACAACCAGGACTTCCATCACCTACTATGATTCCTCGTGATTGGCATTTAACGGTCATTGACCTTAgagattgcttttttaatattcccttGCATCCAGATGATGCCCctaaatttgccttttctgtaccAAGCGTCAACATGCAAGCCCCATTACAAAGGTACcactgggttgtgctgccacaaggaatgaaaaacagtcCCACAATATGTCAGTGGTATGTAGCTAAGATACTTAGTCCAATTAGAACCATGATGCGCCATGTCTTACTGTATCATTATATGGACGACATTCTAGTGGCAGCAGAACACCATGAAGTCATGGAGGAAGCCGTAGCCCTTGTCATGGTTGCCATTAAATCGGCAAACCTTTGTATTGCCCCAGAAAAAGTACAACGGACGCCACCATGGAAGTACTTAGGGTGGCGCATACGAGCTCAAACTGTGGTTCCTCAGCCTTTACAAATAGCCACGGAGGTAAAAAACTTACATGATGTACAAAAACTGCTAGGAACAATCAATTGGGTTAGACCCTTGCTTGGCATTA
The Caloenas nicobarica isolate bCalNic1 chromosome 17, bCalNic1.hap1, whole genome shotgun sequence genome window above contains:
- the LOC135995534 gene encoding olfactory receptor 14J1-like; protein product: MYFFLFILSLLDLGSISTTVPKFLANSLWDTSAISYTGCAAQLFFFLFCAKAEYFLLTVMAYDRYVAICKPLHYGTLLGSRACVHMAAAAWATGFLYSLLHTVSTFSLPLCKGNALDQFFCEIPQILKLSCSRSNLWEFGLIVFSACLLSVCFIFIVLSYVQIFRAVLRIPSEQGRHKAFSTCLPHLAVVSLFVSTAIFAYLKPPSISSPSLDLVVSVLYSLVPPAVNPLIYSMRNQELKDALRKLMTGLFSEAGFKEEHDEQATFLGQFTFLAPLNPSQTFQLKGAR